Genomic window (Diorhabda carinulata isolate Delta chromosome 11, icDioCari1.1, whole genome shotgun sequence):
GtatgtgtatttttttttaaataatgttaattaaatatattttcgttataatgtaataataaattgacatttcagttttgtttgttctcttttttttattaaattattccataaatgcttaaaatttggaaaaacctaTAAGGGCACTAAAATTGAAACCAAACACTACTCATATTGCTTTTTAAATACGATACAGGTTTTGGTGGTATCAGAAATGTCTTTGTTAACCTTCCACAAATCGATGGTCCcgatccggctcgaaggaccagacagtTTAATTGTAATTATTAGTGTAGTAGTTGTATACAGTGTGTTCGATTAAAATGATCATCAATTTTAGGacatttttagatgttttttgaCCCCAACcaaattattatgataaaagAGAACAAacaaacgttttttttaatcgattgcaaaacaaaagtttatccAACTCGGCGTATGTTTTTATgtattgttaacaaaatttttttaaatatagttggGTTTGATATAAAGACGTTATATTGTATGTTAGTTTTTAAGGTAAAaagttgatatatatatatatgaatttatttattaaatctttttatataatttttttatccgaTCGGCAATCTGTATATctctttttgataattatttattatattaactatattaaataaattatttactcgatgtgttatatatttattttcaactaacTGAATTTATTGAATCACAGCAGTTTTCCAATAAAAACCAAGATTTTCTTAAAGAAATGTCAGTTTTCTCATTTGCAGCTGTCAAATTTTGTATCTAGAAGCTATTTATCAACACATATCAATCAAACACATTGGATTTTATTGAAAACCAAGATTTCGTTGAATAAATTCCAGTTTTTcttgaattataaaattttttcattgaaaaacaagattttcttggaagtttttccatttttagcCATTATATTCTACCTCTACTAATTAGTAATCAACACGTCAACCAAAAATACTAAATCACAAGAGGTCTTTATtgacaacaaatattttttggaagaatttccagttttttcatttttgcaGACTTCAGATCTCAGGTATTTAACAACTAAAACTATTGAATCATAACAATATTCCATTGAAAACCGAgattttcatgaataattttcagtttttcctttTGTAACCATAAGATTCTACATCTACAAGCTACTAACTTGTTCTGCgttctatttattttcaaccACCCAAAACTATTAAACCCcaacacaaaaattattttgaagaaatcacTTTTCCCATTCTCAAAATCAGATTTTAGGTCCACAATCTAGTTGTACTTCTACGTTAAGTTATGATGGGGCTTCTTAGGTACAATTCTATTTTGTAGTAGATCTTTTCAGTTTTCTGGtgtttatttcttaaattaGCTAGAATAGTGAGTTCTTCGAGTGTTTATCACTTTTATAGTGATTAAAGTATTACTTTGTTTGAATTTCGTACTAACGGCTTTGATATAGAGAGACATCTACtaaagtgaaatatttacaaacacGAATGGGCATAATTGTCCCTTACTAATCACTTCAGAACATCAGAACACTAgagaattattaatatttcaaatttgttttcaaaataaaataaaaaatatctaaaggATGCAAAAATTTAGGAACGATCGGGACTTGAAACAAATACgacaataaaattcaattattatattaaattgtttaaaatttaatacaagGCACTTGCCTCGAATATATGagtcaacaaaataaaaataatcaaacaaaatacttaaaatactgaggaatgtaaaaatatcacttaaaaTCGGCAAATCTTTGTTTAATTAAGTAAAAACATGTATTTCATGAATATATTTAGTACACTGGATATACCAAATTGAATGTTCAATACCAAACTATCAACcgattaaaattaaatttttcaaaatttcatgtaaacctacatttttaaaatcttacaATACCTACACATTCCTTAATAAACATCATAACGAGGTAAACTACTACTTCTTGAAGTCATCTCGTATCAATTAATTCTAGAAATATGAGTTACCTAGAAGagaactaaaaatttgttcaacaaagtttttacttaataaacaaaagatttccaaaatatgttataaaacGAGGATATGTTGGAACGTAATAGGACTTGGAATTTCATTTGAGCCctaaatattgatgaaaagtGAGATTATGCAGTGTTTCCACTCTACTCGAATTCTTCTTACCAAATTTGTGCATAGTACGTgataaaatcttgaaaataaaaacaatctttaacaaaaaatagaaaataatctatACAATCTCAATAAGTGTCCTCTTGAAAGGATCAAAATTGATAGAAGTTCTAATATATCCCCTAATTTAAGTAATTAGACTATCACCACTGAAGATTCTGACATTCACCACACAATTTGATAAGTTCGTCATTATAAGACTCTACTTGGATAGTGCAACTTATAACAGGCATTTTACTTTGTATTGTCAACGCTGTTTTCTTAAGAAGAACATCTCTATCACAGAAATCAtctttaacaaacaaaattacgaattaaaaataatgaaattttatatataaataaactttactTACCAACAGCTAAGTGAACAGAAACTATGTTTTTCTCTGGagctaatgcccaagtatgcaaACTATGTACGTGCTTTATATCTTCAAGTTtggcaatttcatttttcaattgcatactATCTATAGGACTCCCTTCGAGTAAAAACCAAAGGGAATCTTTTCCTACTCTCACTGTTGTACAAATAACAATAGCTGAAAATATTAAAGTACATATTGGGTCCGCTATTTTTGCGCTAGgttcaaatttaataacaacTGCTGCTACTAAAACGCCAAAACTTTGAAGTAAATCTCCTAAAACGTGTATTGTTGCTGCACGTACATTGATATTTGACGAAGATTCCGAATGAGAATGTTGGGATAATCCATGCGAATGCGTGTGGCATACTCCGTGAAGAATACCACccattctaaaaaaaatatatctaactTACTTTTTCACAgcaactcgtttaatttgaaaaataactttgttCGCTTATCTAAATCTCTACCAgttatcgtaaaaaaaaacgttcgCGAAAATTGTCCTAACAGTTTGACAATTGTCACTACTGTCAAATGTAGATGTATCAACGTCTCCGTGAAGTTATCCCCCAGGTGGTGaagtttacaaataaaataataaatatggagaatagaaaatattttgatatataaattagtGATATTATGAActtattcaatcaaaaatttttccGTCCATTTGAAACAAACTcgaaataagataaataaattcaaatgatTTATGGCCTCTAcaaattgttgtaaaaaaagCTTTCGCGAAAATTGTCCTaataatttgacaattattATGTCACTAACGTCATTACTGTCAAATGTAGGTATTTTAACCTACGAAAGTTTGTTTCATTCAAGTttacaaatacaataataaatatggaGAGGAATAGAAAAGATTTTCGCCCCAACCGTTCTAATAATATTTCACCATGGAATGGAAATATTGATTCGCAATTCAATTATAATCAGTGGAACAATAGTAGTATTCCAAATCATTGGAATAATCAACAATCAATGCAACGAATTTCTCCGTGGGTACAAAATCAGAATAATAGAGCTGATCCATGgcaaaacaataattcaataatatggAATCAACAGTCGTCGACACCACAAAATAATAGGAGTGGAGGTATTTGGATACAACAAACAGGTAACTTTTAATGTGCTACAGAAAATACAATCGGCgattatctttttttaatttttagggAATCCAAATAGAAGGAACGTTGGTAATTGGTCTGCAAAAAACAACCCCAACTGGGAGCGTAGGACTCCTTACGATCGACCACCAGGTGATAGAAATAGATCAAATAGGGGCCAAAAAAGTGATAGATCTGAGTCAAATAGTCGAGAAAGGACACAAATAAGACAACGCGACCTTTCTCCAGAACTTCAGTCTGAGCCTATAGTTTCCCTAACACCATTAGAAGCTAAAATTGAAAAGTTAATAACAGCAGTACAAAGTCAACCAGATAACATCGGACAACTTATTTTACTACAGAATAACAATGAAATACCGCCAGTTTTATTGAATAACGCAGCACATCAGGTAAAAAATTGTGTAATGGCTATTGATAGAGATGAGGCAACAGGTTACTCCAAATTAAGAATAAACTCAACAATAATTGCTGAAGGTATGTATTCTTCAAAAAAGGATGCAAAAGAAGCTCTTTATGAAATGGGACTGGAAATTTTGAAGAACAAATGTTTTTATATCACATCAAAATCTCATTATGAAGAAGTATCTATGAATGATATCAACAATCATAAAGTAAATACCCAAGAAGATGATACCATGAATAGTAACAGCAAAGCTCTCCAAATGATGCTTAAGATGGGATGGGGCGGTAAAGGTCTAGGAACTAAAGAACAAGGTGAACAGAAAAGTGTCGctgagaaaataattgaaaatatatccaGGGAAGGTTTAGGATTAGGTGGACAATCCGTAATGCAAGAAGTCGATAAAATTCTAGCAGATTATgcaaaatctaataaaactgtaACTTTAGGCTTTGATTCAGGATTTACTAAAGAAGAAAGAGCACAAATTCATTCTATAGCAgctaaatatcatttaaaatcgAAAAGTGAAGGTGGTTTTAACAACAGGAGGATTACTATAAGTAAGAAGATGAGCAAATGGGTGTTGGTTAGGGAATTGTTAAGAGTTGGTCTTGAAAATGAATCTTATATATTAACCATTCCTGatgattttcaacatttgtgGACGGAAGTGACTCCATCTACTTAAATATTTGTGTTATTAGTGGGTGCCCAGATTGCTATTTATGACATTGACTataaagtattaataaaaaaactacgaTGATAATGGTAGATTTAAGAGGTAAAGGAATATGTGTAAGTTTATTTAATGCATTTACCCacagataatttaataatgaaaattctcaTTTATTAGGAGAATATATGTGTTTAATACTAAGTGAATGTTCCTAGGAGcaaataaattctttaataaaaaaagaactcGAAGTGAACTGTTTGATTACAAGTTTATTGTAttgtgacaaaaaaataatatactcgataaatagatatgataaattgtgataattattatgtttttgttaatagaGGAACGTGAGGTTACTTAACTTGACATAAAACTGCCTACTactctattttttatatgatagaaaatatacattttggtATTTTCcctataattttcacaaaaaatcaatttgaccGTCATAAAAACAAAGTGGAACTTTTTATCCCCAAAGTTGTACTTGCTATACGGTGAGGCGCGGATCTGTGAGGGGAGACTAAGGAAAAAGTCTCCCTGTAAATCCCAAAGAGTTCTGAACAATAAAAATTGGGaattttgatatcaatttgttttattattgtcaGTTTTATATCGTAAATGCTATAAATTTAGAAGTGTATGAACATTTGGATCAGAgcataattaaaaattcatcgTTTATGCCAAACATTTTTCGAACAGCATTCAAATTCTTAAATTGTATATTAGAGTCTGTTAACATCATTAATACAGCCTTCATAAATATAGATCAACCGGGGATCTTCTGGATTATGTCACCAACGTATAGACTGAAGgtatagagaaatatggggaTTCTAGAGCAAAATCACTGAACATATCAAAGGCTTTTGACACAgttcttctaaataaattaagatcgtacgATTTGTCATTCTCACTCATCGACTGATTTTTTCAAAGACCAATCCATCCAGATCCATATCGATTGACAAACCTCTAACGTTCCCCAGGGATACTTCTTGTCACCTACTATTTAATCCCTAGGGGACCCCATGGGATCACTCTATAGACAAGAAAACTCATAAAGAGTAAACAAAACCGTAAACCTTaacaaattataagaaaaaacggGGTGGAATAATCCcctttttcataaattattttgtagagGTTATGTGcagttttgatttctttttattaatagtatttACAAATATTAGTACAGTCCATAAAGTTCTTTTTCGTCACAAATTAGTGACCTACTAAAACGGGTAGCGAAAAGATAGTTTTGAAGGGGTGATATGTATGAAAATAGATTGTGTCAACGGGGTTATACGTACAAAgttaaacaaatgaaaattgaacGTCTTGAAACATAATTACTAAGTATTTAGATGCAATAATTGCGCTAACACAAAATATAATCACGTTTTGTTggataaaattaaatagtaGATTAGGACATAAGATAAATGATTATATATAGTTGTGGTaattataaagtaaaatttaaattttgattaattaaatattttagtttattacatataaaataacagAATGTACTATCGATTATTAATAACCTTTGGTCctctatcaattattttagacatgaaaattttcacccccTAGTTGGGGTGGAGAACTCACCTCTAGGGCAAAAGCACACATAAGCGTAGTATAGAAAATGAATAACTTCtcgttaaaattaataaaaa
Coding sequences:
- the LOC130899762 gene encoding proton-coupled zinc antiporter SLC30A2-like isoform X2; the encoded protein is MDLYEDSEFHCHRILRSSEDVTAWKKLSSAAILCAVFMLAELVGGYLAGSLAVMTDAAHLLSDLIGFLISLLAIWVGRKPPTRSMTFGYYRAEVIGALLSVLTIWILTAILSTMAISRLYTKDYEIEATTMIVISTVGLLVNIIMGGILHGVCHTHSHGLSQHSHSESSSNINVRAATIHVLGDLLQSFGVLVAAVVIKFEPSAKIADPICTLIFSAIVICTTVRVGKDSLWFLLEGSPIDSMQLKNEIAKLEDIKHVHSLHTWALAPEKNIVSVHLAVDDFCDRDVLLKKTALTIQSKMPVISCTIQVESYNDELIKLCGECQNLQW
- the LOC130899761 gene encoding homeobox protein 5-like — protein: MERNRKDFRPNRSNNISPWNGNIDSQFNYNQWNNSSIPNHWNNQQSMQRISPWVQNQNNRADPWQNNNSIIWNQQSSTPQNNRSGGIWIQQTGNPNRRNVGNWSAKNNPNWERRTPYDRPPGDRNRSNRGQKSDRSESNSRERTQIRQRDLSPELQSEPIVSLTPLEAKIEKLITAVQSQPDNIGQLILLQNNNEIPPVLLNNAAHQVKNCVMAIDRDEATGYSKLRINSTIIAEGMYSSKKDAKEALYEMGLEILKNKCFYITSKSHYEEVSMNDINNHKVNTQEDDTMNSNSKALQMMLKMGWGGKGLGTKEQGEQKSVAEKIIENISREGLGLGGQSVMQEVDKILADYAKSNKTVTLGFDSGFTKEERAQIHSIAAKYHLKSKSEGGFNNRRITISKKMSKWVLVRELLRVGLENESYILTIPDDFQHLWTEVTPST